A segment of the Filifactor alocis ATCC 35896 genome:
AACACATGATATATTAACAAAAGAAGAAATGGCATATGTTTTATATCAACTTCACAAAGAAGGATATATCAAGTAATATAATCTACATCAACAGTAACATACTTATGAGATTTGTTTCTATAAAAAATCGTCCTTAATAAAGGATGATTTTTTTATACCATATGAATAATATACTGTGCGTTATAGGAAGAAACTTCTAATTAATAGATGAACCTATCAAACTTACTAATTATGATTTATATCCACATATACAATTTTTATAATATTGTCCTTTGGATATAGTATAAAAGTAAAATTAGGAGTATATTATAGAAAGCAATTCGAAAGATAAGTAATAAAAATAAGCAACAATATGAAATTAGATGCTTAAAAAAGTACAGTGATTATTTATTAGGATTATTTTATTGTGATGAAGGGACAGTTTTATGCCGAAGTTTAATTTAACAACCTCATATCAACCTACCGGAGATCAACCGAAAGCAATAGATGACATGGTAAACTCCATTCAACAAAAAAATAAATTTCAAACCTTACTGGGAGTAACGGGGTCCGGAAAAACATTTACTATGGCAAATATTATTCAACAAACTCAAAAACCGACATTGGTAATTGCACATAATAAAACCTTAGCGGCACAATTATATTCTGAGTTTAAAGAATTTTTTCCAAATAATGCAGTAGAGTATTTTGTTTCTTATTATGACTATTATCAACCGGAAGCATATGTGCCTTCATCAGATACTTATATTGAAAAAGATGCCAGCATCAATGATGAGATTGATAAATTAAGACACAGTGCAACGGCAGCGGTCATTGAAAGACGAGATGTCATCATTGTTGCTTCTGTTTCATGTATCTACGGTTTGGGTGACCCTGATGACTATCGATATATGATGGTTTCGTTGCGTCCTCAAATGATAAAAGATAGAGATGAAGTAATTAAACAATTGGTAGAAATTCAGTATGAACGAAATGATATTAATTTTATTAGAGGGACATTTCGAGTAAGAGGCGACATTTTAGAAATTATGCCCGCTAACACCGATATCAAAGGGTTGAGAGTAGAGTTTTTTGGTGATGAGATTGAACGAATTGTTGAAATTGACCACCTTACAGGAGAGATTATCGGAGAATTGAGACAGGCGTCAATCTTTCCGGCTTCTCACTATGTCACCACAAAGGAAAAACTGGAGCAGGCTATTGTAGGTATTGGAAAAGAATTACAGGAACGATTGCAATATTTTCGTGAAAATAATTTTTTATTGGAAGCTCAAAGACTGGAGCAACGTACCATGTATGATATTGAAATGTTGAGAGAAATCGGAACTTGTAAAGGAATTGAAAATTATTCCAGACACTTAACCGGAAGAAAAGCGGGAGAGAGAGCTTTTACACTGATGGATTTCTTTGATGATGACTATTTGATTATCGTAGATGAGTCTCATGCTACCATTCCTCAATTAAATGCTATGTATTCCGGAGATAGAGCAAGAAAAGAATCTTTAATTGATTATGGTTTCAGACTGCCTTCAGCAGCAGATAACAGACCGTTAAAGTTTGAAGAATTTGAAGGAATGATAAACCAAATTCTTTTTGTATCTGCAACACCCGGAAAGTATGAGATGGAACACTCAAGCTGTTTTGGAGAGCAAATTATTCGTCCAACGGGATTGTTGGACCCTGTAATAGAGGTAAGACCTATTGATGGGCAAATTGACGATTTGTTGCATGAAATTCAAAATACGGTACAAAAAAATGAAAGAGTGCTTGTAACTACTTTAACCAAGAAAATGGCAGAAAGTCTTACGGATTATCTAAAACAGGCAGGTATATTGGTAGAATATTTACATTCTGATGTAGAGACTTTGGAACGAATTCGACTCATCCGTAATCTGAGATTAGGAGAATTTCATGTTTTGGTAGGTATCAACTTGTTGAGGGAGGGATTGGACATCCCTGAAGTTTCACTTGTGGCAATTTTAGACGCAGATAAGGAAGGATTTTTGAGATCAGAAACCTCCATGATTCAGACAATAGGTCGAGCTGCCAGAAATGCTGATGGTCGGGTAATTATGTATGCAGATACAATTACAAAGTCTATGAAGAGTGCTATTGATGAAACAAGTAGAAGACGTGAAATACAGAATCGGTACAATGAAGAACATGGGATTGTTCCTAAAACAATCAACAAGGAAGTTCGACAAGAAATTTCGATGTTAGTTGCAGAAAAAGAAGAAACTTACAGTGTGAAAGAAGTTATTTCCAGACAAGAGTTGATAGAAAAAATTGAAGTTCTAAAAGAGCAGATGTTAGAAGCGGCAGAGAATCTAAATTTTGAACAAGCTGCTATTTATAGAGATTCTATTTTACAATTGGAAAAAAAGTTAAATCATTAAGGAGTCATTATTTTGAAATTGAACAAAGATAAAATTATTATTAAGGGTGCCAATGAAAACAATTTAAAAAATGTGGATTTGGAACTTCCAAGAAACAAATTTATTGTATTTACGGGATTATCCGGTTCAGGGAAATCTTCGCTTGCGTTTGATACGATTTATGCAGAAGGACAAAGGAGATATGTTGAAAGTTTATCTTCTTATGCAAGACAATTTTTGGGAAAAACAAATAAACCGAATGTAGAGTATATTGAGGGACTGTCTCCTTCTATTTCAATTGATCAAAAAACTACTTCTCATAATCCCAGATCTACGGTAGGGACAGTAACAGAAATATATGACTATATGAGGTTGTTATTTGCAAATGTCGGAATTGCCCATTGTCCTATCTGTGGCGATGAAATTAAAAGTATGACAATTCAAGAAGTTGTAGATAAAGTCATGGAATTACCTGAAAGAACCAAAATACAAATTATCTCTCCGGTAATTCGTAGTAAAAAAGGAAAACACGAAAAAGTATTGGAATCTATCAAAAAAGAAGGATTTATCCGTATCAGAGTAAATGGGGAACCGAAAGAGATTACAGATGAAATAGAATTGGAAAAAAACAAAAAAAATTCTATTGATGTTATTGTTGACAGAATCGTGATTCGAGCTGATATCGAGAAAAGATTGGCGGATTCTATTGAGATAGCAGTAAATATGTCGGGTGGAATGGTAAATATTGCTATTGTTGATGGAGAAGAAAAATTGTATTCAACAAAATTTTCCTGTTCAAAGCATGATGTGACGATTGAAGAAATCTCTCCAAGAATGTTTTCTTTTAATGCTCCTTATGGAGCATGTCCTACTTGCAACGGACTGGGCTTTATGAGTCAAATTGATCCGGAACTGGTTATTCCTAATAAAACATTAAGTCTTAGAGAAGGTGCAGTAGAGCCGTGGATGACATCCGATAAAAATCATGAAGAATCCTATTATTTTAAGATGATTAAAGTCTTGGCAGAAAATAATAATATTTCCCTGGATACTTCATATCAAGATTTGCCGACATGGTTCCAAAAAAAATTATTATATGGAACATCGGAAATGCTCACTTTTTCGTTTGAAAGTAAGTTCACAGATGAAAAAAAAGAATATAATGCTCCTTTTGAAGGTGTCATTCCTAATTTAGAGAGAAGATTAGTAAATTCTTCGTCAGAACTGATTCGTGAAAAAATGCAAAAATATGTTATAGAGAAAGCATGTCCGGATTGCATGGGCACAAGATTGAAAAAGGAAGTTTTAAGTATTACTGTAGGAGATAAAAATATTTCTGAATTAACCAATCTTTCGGTAGAAAGCCATTTGGAATTTCTTGAAAATCTAAAATTGAGTGAAAAGAACGCTTTTATTGCAAAAGAAATTTTAAAAGAAATCAACAATCGTTTAACTTTTTTAAAGGATGTAGGTTTAGAATATCTTACTCTCAGTAGAAAAGCATCCACTTTGTCAGGAGGAGAATCTCAGAGGATTCGTTTAGCAACTCAAATCGGTTCTGCTTTGGTGGGAGTCTTGTATGTATTGGATGAACCAAGTATCGGCTTACATCAGAGGGATAACGATAGATTGATTCATACTTTGAAAAATTTAACCGCAATCGGAAATACTCTCATTGTTGTGGAACACGATGAAGATACTATGCATGCAGCAGATCAAATTATCGATATCGGTCCGGGAGCAGGTATTCATGGTGGACAAATTATTGCTCAAGGTACAGTGGAAGAATTGAAGCAAAATTCAAATTCCATCACCGGACAATATCTAAGCGGTAAAAGAAGAATTGCTATTCCTAAAACAAGAAGGATGGTTGATACAGAAAAACAAATTACCATTATCGGAGCGGCAGAAAATAATTTGAAAAATATTACGGTATCGATTCCTTTGGGTGTATTTACCAGTATCACCGGTGTGTCAGGCAGCGGTAAAAGCTCATTGATTAATGAAATTTTATACAAAGCAACCGCTGCAAAAATCAATCATTCGAGAGAAAAAGCAGGAAAATATAAACAAATAACAGGATTAGAACATATTGATAAAGTGGTAAATATTGACCAATCACCTATCGGAAGAACTCCACGCTCCAACCCTGCAACTTATACAGGTGTATTTGATTTTATCAGAGATGTTTTTGCCGAAACGCAAGAATCGAAAGCAAGAGGATATAAAAAAGGAAGATTTAGCTTTAATGTCAGCGGTGGCAGATGTGAAGCATGTAAGGGAGACGGTATTTTAAAAATTGAAATGCACTTTCTTCCAGATGTATATGTTCCATGTGAAATATGTAAGGGAGACAGATACAATCGTGAAACATTAGAAATAAAATATAAAGGAAAATCGATTTCAGATATTCTCAATATGAATGTAGAAGAAGCGTGTTCATTTTTCGAAAATATTCCAAAAATAAAACGAAAATTAGACACATTAATGGAAGTAGGATTATCTTATATCACGCTGGGTCAACCTTCCACTGAATTATCCGGTGGAGAGGCACAACGGATTAAATTAGCAGCAGAGCTAAGTAAAAAAGGAACAGGAAACACATTATATATTTTGGATGAGCCTACCACAGGACTTCATATGGATGATGTCAGCAAATTGCTTAGTGTATTGCAAAAATTAACTGATAACGGAAATACGGTTGTTGTTATCGAACATAATTTAGATTGTATCAAGGTTTCAGACTATATTATAGATTTAGGCCCAAATGGTGGGAATAATGGTGGAGAAGTGATTTTTGAAGGAACTCCGGAAGAAATCATACACTGTAAACACTCTTATACAGGAGAATATTTAAAAAAATATATAGATTATGAGGAAAAATTAGTATGATAATTGAAAAAATAGTAAAAACAAAAAATCGATATCATTTATTTTGCTCAGAAAATAATGAAATTACAGTTACGGAAGATTTGTTTTATCTATTAAATTTAACGGTTGGAAAAGATTTGGCTATGATTGACAACTGGAATGAAAAATTGGAAGAAGATAGGGTCAGACAATGTTTTCAGTCTGCCATTCAAAAGTTGAATTGTTCTATGTTGTCCGAAATGCAACTAAAAAGAAAGTTGGAAAAAGAAAACTTTGACATCTCTCATATCAAACAAGCGTTACTGAGATTAAAGGAATTAAACTTTATCAATGATAAGTTGTTATCTGAAGAATTGATTAGAAGTGCGGAAAAGCAAAATTTATCAAAGAAACAAATTGAATCGAAATTGTTCCAAAAAGGAATTCAAGAATCTGTTTGGAAGGAACAGATGGAACAAGAAACTTCAGAAGAAGGAGAAATAGCGAAAGCATACGCATTCTGTTGCAAAAAAATAAAAAGCTATAGAAGCAAAACAAAGGAAGAAATCCGAAAAAAATTATACTATTCTTTAAATTATAAAGGTTTTTCCTATTCTGTTTCCAATAAAGCAGTTTCAAAGATATTAGATGAAACTATTTTTGAAGAAAATTCATAATGATATCATTATTGTGATATAATAAAAAAGTTATAGATTTATAGAAGTTGATTGTCTGTTTATAGCAATGAAAGAAATGGGGATTATTTTGAAAAAAGAACAAATTAGAAATGTTGCAATTATCGCACACGTAGACCATGGAAAAACCACTTTAGTAGATTCTTTGTTGAAACAAAGCGGTGTGTTTAGACAAAATCAAGAAATAGAAGAACGTGTAATGGATTCCAATGATTTGGAAAAAGAACGCGGAATTACAATTCTTTCAAAAAATACAGCTGTAATGTACGGAGATGTCAAAATCAATATTATTGATACTCCCGGACATGCTGATTTCGGTGGAGAAGTAGAGCGTATTTTAAAAATGGTAGACGGAGTGGTATTAGTTGTAGATGCATTCGAAGGGCCGATGCCTCAAACAAAATTTGTATTAAAGAAAGCATTAGAATTAAATCTTCCTTCTGTTATTTGTGTTAATAAGGTGGATAGACCGGAAGCAAGACCGAATGAAGTAGTAGATGAAGTATTGGACTTGTTTATTGAATTAGACGCAAATGAAATACAATTAGATTCACCATTTATTTTTGCATCTGCTAAAAAAGGGATTTCCGGAACGGATGCAGATCAGTTGCAAGACAGTATGAAACCATTATTTGAAGCAATTATCGAAAATATTCCATGTCCAAATGGAGATGAAGACGGGTTAACTCAAGTTTTGATTTCAACAATTGATTATAATGAGTATATCGGAAGAATCGGGATTGGAAAAGTTGAAAGAGGAAGCGTGTCTATCGGTGAAGATCTTTGGGTTTCAAACTACGAAAATCCTGATAAATCATATAAAGTCAGAATAGGAAAACTATACGAGTATGACGGATTGAAGAGGGTAGAGATTGAAGAAGCCATTACCGGAAGTATCGTTGCAATATCCGGAATCGAAGATATAGAAATTGGGGATACCATTACTTCTATCGATGATAAGCAGCCGCTTCCTTTTGTAAAAATTTCCGAACCGACATTGGCTATGACTTTTTCTGTTAATAACGGACCTTTTGCAGGTCAAGATGGAAAATATGTCACTTCCCGACAAATTCGCGCAAGACTACACAAAGAGTTGAATACAAACGTTTCTTTGAGAGTAGAAGATACCGATTCAGCTGATTCTTTCAGAGTAGCAGGGCGAGGAGAATTGCACTTGTCTATTTTAATGGAACAAATGCGACGTGAAGGATATGAGTTGATGGTATCCAAACCGGAAGTGTTGATGAAAAAAGATAAAAATGATAAATTGATTGAACCGATTGAGAGAGTAATTATTGATGTTCCTGAAGAATTTATGGGAGCAGTAATTGAAAAATTAGGTGCAAGAAAAGGCGAAATGGTCAATATGGTACAGTCTAAGGGTGGATATACCAGAATTGAATTTTTGATTCCAACTCGAGGAATGATTGGATATCGTTCTGAATTTTTGACTGACACCAAGGGAAACGGCATCTTAAATACACTTTTTGAAGGTTACGAACCGTACAAAGGAGAAATTCCGAGAAGAAGCCAAGGTTCTTTGGTTTCTTTTGAAACAGGAACAGCTGTAGGATATGGGTTGTATAATGCTCAAGAACGTGGAATTTTATTTGTTTCGCCGGGAGATAAAGTTTATGAAGGAATGATTGTCGGAGAAAATGCTAAACCGATGGATATTGATGTCAATGTATGCAAGCGAAAACAAGCCACCAATATGAGAGCGTCCGGTTCTGATGATGCTTTAAGACTATCTCCACCAAAAAAGATGTCTTTGGAGGAAGCGTTGGAATTTATAGAAAAGGATGAATTGGTAGAACTAACTCCTAAAAATATGAGAATCAGAAAAAGAATATTAGACAAACAACAAAGAGCAAAACAAAGAGCAAAAAATTTATAATTTGTTTCAAAGTTTAATAACTTCACTAACCATTCAAGTTGTTTCAGTTAACACAATACTGAAAAATAGATTTCTTTCACATTACAATTTATGACATTTTAATCGAGTTTTAGTATTAGAACAGATGATAACTAATTTCTAATGTAAACGTTAGGAATTTGTAAAAAAAATGTAATAATTTCCCTCAATTCTTGAAAAAGCAAGATAGCTGTAGTATTATGACAATGGTTACAAAATAATTACAAAATAAAAATAGAGTAGTCTATGATTATTTTTAGGAGGATATTTTATGAAAAGACACGGCAGTCTGTCAAAACGTTTGAGTGTCATATTATGTACAGGAATGTTAATTGGATTTTTACCGGGAGAAATTTCAGCAAATCAAAATATAGTTGATCCCGATGTTTCTTATTTAGCTCAAGATGAAGCGGAATTGTATTATGAAACTTCTTCAAAACAAGTAATTTCTTTACTATCAAAAGGTGATAGCGTTATTGTTACTGACAAAGGGAAAGAATATTCAAAAGTTCTACTGGAAAACGGTCAGTCAGGATATATAAAAAATGAATTGTTAACGGATAGTATTAAAGTTTCAGAAGATGAAGATTCACAAGAAGCTACTTCCAGAGGTTTGTTTCGAGATAAAAAAATTGAAAACAAAAATAGTGCTTCTCTTATTTCTTTTGCAAAAGGGAAATTAGGTTCTCCATATTCTTATGGTTCCAGGGGACCAAATAAATTTGATTGTTCCGGTTTCGTTGGATATTCTTACGAAAAAGCTCTTGGTATAAAGTTGCCTAGAGATTCCAGATCGATGAGTGTGACAGGAGTTTCTATTAAAAAAAGTGATCTTCAAGAAGGAGATTTAGTATTTTTTCATACCGGTGGCGGAAACAGAGTTTCTCATGTAGGAATTTATATAGAAGATGGAAATTTTATTCATGCTTCTTCAGGTAATGTTCAAAAGGTAATTATCTCCAATTTGAATTTCGGATATTATGCTAAGTGCTATCATTCTGCAAAAAGAGTAATAAAATAATTATTCAATTTCATAGATTAATGTAACAGACTGAATACTGATTGATGATAAAAGTTAATCCTGGTACAGTCTGTTTTTATATTGATGAATCATTTTGGATATGAGATATAATTAGTAAAATTTTATGGTATAATGTACAGCGAAGTGTATCATGAATTACATATCAATTAGTTAGGATGTTCTATATATGAAAAAAGAAAAAAAACAAAATGTAGATTATGGAAATAATAGTATCAGTTCGTTAAAAGGTCCTGATAGAGTGAGGTTACGCCCGGCTGTTATTTTTGGGTCAGACGGAATAGAAGGGTGTCAACATGCTATGTTTGAAATTCTTTCTAATGCCATCGATGAGGCAAGAGAAGGAAATGGGACTAAAATAAATGTTATTAGACACAGCGACTTTTCTGTTACAATAGAAGATTTCGGACGAGGTGCTCCCTTAGATTTTAATGAAAAGGAAAATAGGTATAACTATGAACTTATTTTTGAAGAGTTATATGCCGGGGGAAAATACAATACAAATCAAGGGAAAAACTATGAGTATTCATTGGGACTAAACGGTTTAGGTTGTTGCGCCACACAATATTCTTCTGAATATATGGATGTAAAAGTAAAACGGGACGGTTATCTTTATCAAGTTCACTTCGAAAAAGGGTATAGCATCGGAGGCCTTAAAAAAGAAAAAGATTCTTCTCCCGGAACCTATACAAAAATTAAATTCAAACCGGATACAGAGGTATTCACGGATATCAATATCACTTTAGAATTTTATTGTGACACATTAAAAAGACAAGCAGTAATAAATAAAGGGGTATCTTTTCATTTGTTTGATGAAATTTCAAACAGTGAATTCAGCTATTGTTATGAAAATGGGATTGTTGACTATGTAAACGAACTGATAGGTGACAATTATATTTCTTCTCCACACTCTGTTTCTTTAGAAACTAAAGGAAGAGATCGTGAGGACAAGCCTTTTTATAAACTCAAAGCAGATATTTGTTTTGCTTTTTCTAATGAAGCAAATCGTTTAGAATTCTATCATAATTCCAGCTATTTGGAACATGGAGGTTCTCCTGAAAAAGCGACCAAATCTGCATTTGTGTCAGCTGTAGATTCTTATATCAAAAAATTAGGAAAATATTATAAGAATGAAAAGAAAATTTCATTTTCAGATATAGAAGATAGTTTACTTCTTGTTATCAACTCATTTTCAACAATGACTTCTTATGAAAATCAAACAAAAAAAGCGATTACCAATAAATTTATTCAACAAGCTTTAACAGATTTTTTGAAAGAACAGTTAGAAATCTATTTTACTGAAAACCAGCAAGAAGGTGAAAAAATTATCGATCAAATTCTTGTGAATAAGCATTCCAGAGAAAGTGCCGAAAAAACAAGAATGGCTATCAAAAGAAATTTAAAAACAACATTTGATCCATTGACTCGTATCAAAAAATTTGTCGATTGTCGAACAAAAAATCCGGATGAAAGAGAATTGTATATTGTGGAAGGTGATTCTGCTTTAGGTTCATGTAAACAAGGGCGAAATTCCGATTTTCAAGCAATTATTCCAATCCGAGGAAAAATATTAAATTGTTTGAAATCAGATTCTGCACGTATTTTTGCAAATGATATTATAACTGATATTATCTCTATTCTCGGAACAGGTGTTGAGATGAACAGTAAACATCTAAAAGATATCGCTGACTTC
Coding sequences within it:
- a CDS encoding C40 family peptidase; translation: MKRHGSLSKRLSVILCTGMLIGFLPGEISANQNIVDPDVSYLAQDEAELYYETSSKQVISLLSKGDSVIVTDKGKEYSKVLLENGQSGYIKNELLTDSIKVSEDEDSQEATSRGLFRDKKIENKNSASLISFAKGKLGSPYSYGSRGPNKFDCSGFVGYSYEKALGIKLPRDSRSMSVTGVSIKKSDLQEGDLVFFHTGGGNRVSHVGIYIEDGNFIHASSGNVQKVIISNLNFGYYAKCYHSAKRVIK
- a CDS encoding DNA gyrase/topoisomerase IV subunit B, which codes for MKKEKKQNVDYGNNSISSLKGPDRVRLRPAVIFGSDGIEGCQHAMFEILSNAIDEAREGNGTKINVIRHSDFSVTIEDFGRGAPLDFNEKENRYNYELIFEELYAGGKYNTNQGKNYEYSLGLNGLGCCATQYSSEYMDVKVKRDGYLYQVHFEKGYSIGGLKKEKDSSPGTYTKIKFKPDTEVFTDINITLEFYCDTLKRQAVINKGVSFHLFDEISNSEFSYCYENGIVDYVNELIGDNYISSPHSVSLETKGRDREDKPFYKLKADICFAFSNEANRLEFYHNSSYLEHGGSPEKATKSAFVSAVDSYIKKLGKYYKNEKKISFSDIEDSLLLVINSFSTMTSYENQTKKAITNKFIQQALTDFLKEQLEIYFTENQQEGEKIIDQILVNKHSRESAEKTRMAIKRNLKTTFDPLTRIKKFVDCRTKNPDERELYIVEGDSALGSCKQGRNSDFQAIIPIRGKILNCLKSDSARIFANDIITDIISILGTGVEMNSKHLKDIADFNMDNLRWNKIIICTDADVDGFQIRTLLLTMFYMLTPTLIEKGYIYIAESPLYEISSKNKTYFAYSEKEKEAILSKIKGSYHVQRSKGLGENEPDMMWETTMNPETRRLIQVTEYNPEDTKIAFDTLLGDDLQSRKEYIENFGHLYLEQVDEM
- the uvrA gene encoding excinuclease ABC subunit UvrA translates to MNKDKIIIKGANENNLKNVDLELPRNKFIVFTGLSGSGKSSLAFDTIYAEGQRRYVESLSSYARQFLGKTNKPNVEYIEGLSPSISIDQKTTSHNPRSTVGTVTEIYDYMRLLFANVGIAHCPICGDEIKSMTIQEVVDKVMELPERTKIQIISPVIRSKKGKHEKVLESIKKEGFIRIRVNGEPKEITDEIELEKNKKNSIDVIVDRIVIRADIEKRLADSIEIAVNMSGGMVNIAIVDGEEKLYSTKFSCSKHDVTIEEISPRMFSFNAPYGACPTCNGLGFMSQIDPELVIPNKTLSLREGAVEPWMTSDKNHEESYYFKMIKVLAENNNISLDTSYQDLPTWFQKKLLYGTSEMLTFSFESKFTDEKKEYNAPFEGVIPNLERRLVNSSSELIREKMQKYVIEKACPDCMGTRLKKEVLSITVGDKNISELTNLSVESHLEFLENLKLSEKNAFIAKEILKEINNRLTFLKDVGLEYLTLSRKASTLSGGESQRIRLATQIGSALVGVLYVLDEPSIGLHQRDNDRLIHTLKNLTAIGNTLIVVEHDEDTMHAADQIIDIGPGAGIHGGQIIAQGTVEELKQNSNSITGQYLSGKRRIAIPKTRRMVDTEKQITIIGAAENNLKNITVSIPLGVFTSITGVSGSGKSSLINEILYKATAAKINHSREKAGKYKQITGLEHIDKVVNIDQSPIGRTPRSNPATYTGVFDFIRDVFAETQESKARGYKKGRFSFNVSGGRCEACKGDGILKIEMHFLPDVYVPCEICKGDRYNRETLEIKYKGKSISDILNMNVEEACSFFENIPKIKRKLDTLMEVGLSYITLGQPSTELSGGEAQRIKLAAELSKKGTGNTLYILDEPTTGLHMDDVSKLLSVLQKLTDNGNTVVVIEHNLDCIKVSDYIIDLGPNGGNNGGEVIFEGTPEEIIHCKHSYTGEYLKKYIDYEEKLV
- the uvrB gene encoding excinuclease ABC subunit UvrB, which gives rise to MPKFNLTTSYQPTGDQPKAIDDMVNSIQQKNKFQTLLGVTGSGKTFTMANIIQQTQKPTLVIAHNKTLAAQLYSEFKEFFPNNAVEYFVSYYDYYQPEAYVPSSDTYIEKDASINDEIDKLRHSATAAVIERRDVIIVASVSCIYGLGDPDDYRYMMVSLRPQMIKDRDEVIKQLVEIQYERNDINFIRGTFRVRGDILEIMPANTDIKGLRVEFFGDEIERIVEIDHLTGEIIGELRQASIFPASHYVTTKEKLEQAIVGIGKELQERLQYFRENNFLLEAQRLEQRTMYDIEMLREIGTCKGIENYSRHLTGRKAGERAFTLMDFFDDDYLIIVDESHATIPQLNAMYSGDRARKESLIDYGFRLPSAADNRPLKFEEFEGMINQILFVSATPGKYEMEHSSCFGEQIIRPTGLLDPVIEVRPIDGQIDDLLHEIQNTVQKNERVLVTTLTKKMAESLTDYLKQAGILVEYLHSDVETLERIRLIRNLRLGEFHVLVGINLLREGLDIPEVSLVAILDADKEGFLRSETSMIQTIGRAARNADGRVIMYADTITKSMKSAIDETSRRREIQNRYNEEHGIVPKTINKEVRQEISMLVAEKEETYSVKEVISRQELIEKIEVLKEQMLEAAENLNFEQAAIYRDSILQLEKKLNH
- the typA gene encoding translational GTPase TypA, with the protein product MKEMGIILKKEQIRNVAIIAHVDHGKTTLVDSLLKQSGVFRQNQEIEERVMDSNDLEKERGITILSKNTAVMYGDVKINIIDTPGHADFGGEVERILKMVDGVVLVVDAFEGPMPQTKFVLKKALELNLPSVICVNKVDRPEARPNEVVDEVLDLFIELDANEIQLDSPFIFASAKKGISGTDADQLQDSMKPLFEAIIENIPCPNGDEDGLTQVLISTIDYNEYIGRIGIGKVERGSVSIGEDLWVSNYENPDKSYKVRIGKLYEYDGLKRVEIEEAITGSIVAISGIEDIEIGDTITSIDDKQPLPFVKISEPTLAMTFSVNNGPFAGQDGKYVTSRQIRARLHKELNTNVSLRVEDTDSADSFRVAGRGELHLSILMEQMRREGYELMVSKPEVLMKKDKNDKLIEPIERVIIDVPEEFMGAVIEKLGARKGEMVNMVQSKGGYTRIEFLIPTRGMIGYRSEFLTDTKGNGILNTLFEGYEPYKGEIPRRSQGSLVSFETGTAVGYGLYNAQERGILFVSPGDKVYEGMIVGENAKPMDIDVNVCKRKQATNMRASGSDDALRLSPPKKMSLEEALEFIEKDELVELTPKNMRIRKRILDKQQRAKQRAKNL
- a CDS encoding regulatory protein RecX, with translation MIIEKIVKTKNRYHLFCSENNEITVTEDLFYLLNLTVGKDLAMIDNWNEKLEEDRVRQCFQSAIQKLNCSMLSEMQLKRKLEKENFDISHIKQALLRLKELNFINDKLLSEELIRSAEKQNLSKKQIESKLFQKGIQESVWKEQMEQETSEEGEIAKAYAFCCKKIKSYRSKTKEEIRKKLYYSLNYKGFSYSVSNKAVSKILDETIFEENS